From Hermetia illucens chromosome 6, iHerIll2.2.curated.20191125, whole genome shotgun sequence, one genomic window encodes:
- the LOC119659492 gene encoding glutamate dehydrogenase, mitochondrial has product MFRKIFKHVKKLPFSTPKRYVHEIPEHVKDVETAGNPPFSAMVQYYLHRALQVAEGDLIESLKRHPRWSEEKRKKRVKDVIKMMTSIANIIEINFPILRNSGEYELITGYRAHHCLHKLPLKGGIRFASDVDRDEVQGLAYLMTLKCACVNVPFGGSKGGVRIDPKKYSSKELQSITRRYTIELLKRNIIGPGIDVPAPDMGTSQREMAWIADEYMKTFGYKDINSMAIVTGKPVFQGGIRGRIEATGHGLFKCLEQFVESKEWMDLIGLKTGFADKNVIVQGFGNVGQHACTYIVPAGAKIIGIKEIDGSIFNKDGIDPFDLQDYYTHKKTIVGYPKAEAFQGELLEEPCDILLPCAKEKVITAENACTIQTKIIGEGANGPTTPAADKILQERNILVIPDIVCNAGGVAVSYFEYLKNINHVSFGKLTKHRDKEVITHILKSIQDSLKGANIDVEINPHDDLNYIMECSTEADIVASGLSLVMESACRGIKETANRFALCNDLRTAAYVWAIQKIFLSFEGQGLSL; this is encoded by the exons atgttccgAAAAATTTTTAAGCACGTTAAAAAGTTGCCGTTTTCTACGCCAAAGCGTTATGTTCACGAAATACCCGAACATGTAAAAGATGTTGAGACAGCAGGAAATCCCCCTTTTTCAGCAATGGTCCAATACTACTTGCATCGTGCACTTCAAGTTGCTGAAGGCGATTTGATAGAATCATTGAAACGGCACCCACGCTGGAGTGAAGAAAAACGCAAGAAACGGGTTAAAGATGTCATTAAAATGATGACGTCTATAGCGaatattattgaaataaattttccgATTCTGagaaatagtggagaatatgaatTGATAACTGGATATCGAGCACATCATTGCCTTCATAAGTTACCCTTAAAAGGAG GAATAAGGTTTGCCTCCGACGTGGATCGTGATGAAGTTCAAGGCTTAGCTTACCTAATGACACTGAAATGTGCTTGTGTAAATGTCCCGTTTGGAGGTTCAAAGGGTGGTGTTCGAATAGATCCGAAAAAGTACAGCTCAAAAGAATTGCAATCCATAACGCGCAGATATACCATAGAACTCTTAAAACGAAACATTATTGGGCCTGGTATAGATGTCCCAGCACCTGATATGGGAACAAGTCAGCGAGAAATGGCTTGGATAGCTGATGAATATATGAAAACTTTCG GTTACAAGGACATAAATTCCATGGCTATTGTTACCGGGAAACCAGTCTTCCAAGGAGGAATCCGTGGTAGAATTGAGGCAACTGGTCATGGCCTCTTCAAATGTTTAGAGCAATTTGTGGAGAGTAAGGAATGGATGGATCTTATTGGCCTGAAAACAGGTTTTGCCGACAAAAATGTTATTGTTCAAGGATTCGGCAACGTTGGACAACACGCTTGCACTTATATTGTTCCTGCGGGTGCTAAAATTATAGGCATTAAAGAAATAGATGGCAGCATTTTTAACAAGGACGGCATAGATCCTTTC GATCTCCAAGACTACTACACTCATAAAAAAACTATTGTGGGATATCCAAAAGCTGAGGCATTCCAAGGGGAATTGTTGGAGGAACCTTGTGATATACTTTTACCATGTGCCAAAGAAAAAGTTATAACGGCGGAGAATGCATGTACTATCCAGACAAAGATAATTGGTGAAGGGGCTAATGGACCGACCACTCCTGCGGCTGACAAAATTTTACaggaaaggaatattttggtaaTTCCCGATATTGTATGCAATGCAGGAGGAGTGGCAG TATCTTATTTTGAATACCTCAAGAATATAAATCACGTATCATTCGGGAAGCTTACCAAACACCGAGACAAAGAAGTAATAACACATATTTTAAAAAGTATTCAAGACTCCCTAAAGGGAGCAAACATTGAT gtggaaattaaCCCTCATGACGATTTAAATTATATTATGGAATGCTCTACGGAAGCAGACATCGTTGCTTCTGGTCTATCCCTGGTAATGGAGAGTGCCTGCCGCGGCATTAAGGAGACGGCTAATCGATTTGCATTATGTAATGATCTTAGAACGGCTGCGTATGTTTGGGCAATACAAAAGATTTTTCTTAGTTTCGAAGGTCAGGGATTGTCATTGTAA